The DNA window CTATGCATCCTACTTCTGAGTCTCACAAGGCTGCATTTAACCTACAGCTCCTACTGAAGCATTAGTCGCCTAGATCAAACCTATGTTACTTGAACGCAGATGTGAGTGAGGGTTGAATATGGGTCTTTTTATGACTTTTTATTCCTCCACTTGATCATGAATACAGTTTTCTTTCCATGTAATTGGAAGATCCTTGGAAAGTCATATCCCCATATCTATGCTAGATGTGTAGACACAGATGTTGAACATGAGTAAACCAAGAAGCATGATTACTTCAAGAACAATTAAGAATCAGAGAAACATAGAATCAAACACCGAGGAAAATGCTCAGAATAAGCTTAACTTTCATTAGTAAATTTGAGATATAGAACACAGTTTGAGCAAAATTAACATTACATCTAAGAATGAACATTCACCTCTTACAAATGCAAACTTATGCATTCTGGGATAAATCCCAGGTATTTGCAGGCTTCTTAGCAGCATCCATCAACATCAACAATATCCCTTTTCTAACATTTAAACACATTATTCAAACATAACCAAATCCAAAACCCTAGATCTTGTCTATATCTTCATCTTCGAACTCAACATAATCATCTGCACCTCCTTCATCCTCCTCATCGACAATGCCTTCATTGAGACGTGTATTCTCTGGGAGCTCACCATAGGCTTTTAAGAGCCTTGCTTCATCTGGCATGTACTTGAGGATCACATCAGCCTTATCATCCTGATAGTCGCGAAGCCCAACAAGGATTATATCACCGGCAGCAATCCAAACCTTCTTATGCATCTTCCCACGGATGTGGCAAAGGCGCTTAGTACCATCGATGCACATGGCTTCACACCGGCCATTGCCTAGCATTCGAAGCACTTGGGCATACTCTTGGCCGTCTTCCTTGAACACGAGTTCGCGCTTTTCATCATCAGC is part of the Gossypium hirsutum isolate 1008001.06 chromosome D11, Gossypium_hirsutum_v2.1, whole genome shotgun sequence genome and encodes:
- the LOC107912617 gene encoding eukaryotic translation initiation factor 1A is translated as MPKNKGKGGKNRKRGKNEADDEKRELVFKEDGQEYAQVLRMLGNGRCEAMCIDGTKRLCHIRGKMHKKVWIAAGDIILVGLRDYQDDKADVILKYMPDEARLLKAYGELPENTRLNEGIVDEEDEGGADDYVEFEDEDIDKI